A stretch of Cyanobacteria bacterium QS_8_64_29 DNA encodes these proteins:
- a CDS encoding ferredoxin, whose product MAEQAPQRSGQEPELGGAFRDAPDRSGSEPELGGELRQQGVYVDEVTCIGCKHCAHVAPNTFYIEPEHGRSRAIRQDGDPQETIQEAIDTCPVDCIHWVDFAELERLEEERQYQIVPTVGYPIDAAALSVRNQRRKGSRAER is encoded by the coding sequence ATGGCAGAGCAAGCCCCGCAACGCTCGGGACAGGAACCAGAACTGGGCGGCGCTTTCCGCGACGCACCGGATCGCTCGGGATCGGAGCCGGAGCTAGGGGGCGAGCTGCGGCAGCAGGGCGTCTACGTTGATGAGGTTACCTGCATCGGCTGCAAGCACTGCGCCCACGTGGCGCCCAACACTTTCTACATTGAGCCCGAGCACGGTCGCTCGCGCGCCATCCGCCAGGATGGCGACCCGCAAGAGACGATTCAGGAAGCCATCGACACCTGCCCGGTCGATTGCATTCACTGGGTGGATTTCGCCGAGCTCGAGCGGCTGGAGGAAGAGCGCCAGTACCAAATCGTTCCCACGGTGGGCTATCCCATCGATGCGGCTGCACTCTCGGTGCGCAACCAGCGCCGAAAAGGCTCGCGCGCGGAGCGCTAG